The window AGctctctctgtttctctttgAACCCTTTGAATTTACCGCTTTACCACTTGACACCAATGGTAAAGACATCATCAAAACAACAAAACGTGCAAAACCTGTTTAGCCATTTATGGACCAACACGTTAGGTATCATTtgtgtgaaaatgcaattttagtATTGCAAAATGAGGCTCATGTAAACCAAGACAGCTGCCATATTTGTCTTTGGAAATTGTTGCAACGATGAGTTCAGCCTCTGCAAATTTATTAAGCAGGTGGTGTACCCCTTAGGTGTTTTAACCATACCttaagcaaattaaatattgactTCTTTTCAATggtctgttttttctgtttggtgTAAAACTAGGAACTCAGACTTGACAGTCTGTCTGCCTGTGGTTTACTGACATTCCACTCTATTTTGATGAGAAGCAGTCcagtgcaattgtttttttttcttattgttccATGTAATCCTACAGGCCATAATAGATCATTTCTGATCCTCTCTTGATCTGTGGTTTTATTGCTGCAAATTACTAATTCCATGGGTGTCGTATATGAGATGATacgtacatatacagtaataagaggtacaatattttttgcaaattctgttgcATGTTTGGTTGATTTCTTAAATATGCTTAGAAAGTGTATTTAGTATTTATCCTTTTGAAGAGCAGTGCAAGCACTGAATACACTTGAATAGCATCCAAACACTGTTGCACTTCCAGCTGATGTTCTGTCACTTGTGCACTTGAAAAGAACAGTTGTGAGGTGGAATATCAAATGTTGTTAGGGATTGCTATTGATCATGGTTAAATGAAATAACCAcacaaagtaaatacagtagCACTTAAACATGCTTGTATGGGTTCAGAAGAACAAGTAAGCAAAACATTTGCTTCTTTAAGGGGTTTGTGCTTCATTTACAATGGCCAGGCAGCAGAGTACAGCATAACAGGGGGAACAGACTCTCAGTGTTGCAAAACCACAGGACAAAAAaagcacagaacacacacaaaaTAAGATGATCTGTAACGGTTAGCcttttcatgcttttttcaaTTTAACTACTTCGAAATAGACTTAACTATGAATGTATACATATTTTCACTACTGTTTTCCCTCTTAAACATAGCTTAATAAACCGTTTATCATTATAAGATTCATTAAACagaatgtagttttgttgttgcCTGCTTTTTCAGGTAAGTTTACCATGCAGCTCATGGTGATCTTTATCACATGATCAACAGTCCCTCTCTGCACATTAGATATGTTTCACTGTTTCAAGTCAATTTCCAGATCATATTTTAGAAAAACTCTTTCCTAtcctattaaaaaaatgaaaataaatttaaaaaatcagtaacAGAGCCACACCGGTATTATATGCGTATAGAACTGTTTAGTTCgcaaaaaaagataaatttgTCATGTTGTgaaagtttgtgtgttttcttttatttgtatgagagagaggttaaagagaaaaaagttttggTTTACCAAAGAAGGAATTGCAGTCCTATTTGCTCTGTTACAATTaagatgtattatttttatcaaaCTCCGCTCTAATCAGGGCATCTTGCGAGCTTGGATGTGTCATTTCAATTTGTCACTGCCAAATGCCTAGAAGAAGCTATTTGACATCTTTCcattattattgtattgtttaCCTCCTTAAAGACAGCTTCACTCACAATAGAAGGAAGTGTAATGAATAATAACATCTTTACATCTGTCcctttttttccacaaaagGGGAAGCTTTGTACacacaagaggatcagagtttTCCAAAGAAACAGCAAGCGTCTTATTTCTAGATGAAAACCAAGGTAGATCCCAGCATGCACTAGAAACACTTGGTTCCAATGGTACCCTAAAAGCCAGCCTGGACAAAAAGGCAGAAACTACAAATAAAAGAATTGAAAAGGACAAGGTGGAGAGTGATGACAATTTGAAACCCAAAGCACTAAGCTCCAAAACATTCCCAGGCAGCAAGACCACCAAAGATACCCCCAAACCCAGCAAGGTTGGTACCACCACAAAAAGACCTCAAGAGAAGTCCACAACTGCCAAGTCCAAAAAAGTCACATTGACAAGAGGCACCAAGGCTAACCGGATGTCACCAGCAGAAGACAAACTGGAAGGACGTACCAAAAGCATGACCCCTACGCCACTTGTGCCACCCATGAATAAATTGGACTTTAAGAAAATTCCCAAATGGGATTTTGAGGACATATATCGACGGGACTCCCATCCCAGACAGACGGTGAGGTACCTGCGTCAaatgtgtgtttaaaaaatgtttataaacaaCATGCTGCACTCTGTGATGTAGAAGGAATGTGTCCTCTGAGCTTGCAACTACACTAATattgctaatatttaactcattttaaaacatgaacaTGTCTTTTTCATCCAGAGATTAAGAACTTAAAATCAAAAACTGAAGGCAATACTGGGCAAATCGTACCCACAGAGTAATAGATATCTGTAAATTGGAGTGAAGTAATCTGCACCTATCTGTAAATTGGTAACTTCTCTGCCAAATAGCCATGTGCTACAGATTTAACTAACCAATATGTCGCTGCTCATTCAGCTCAGTGACATGTTTCTGAGCACAAAGAGCAACCCACAGCTCAGGAAACATTCTCACATGCTTCACTTAGTAAAAgaatattatacagtaaacagattttgtgtagtttacTGTAGATATTAGCAGTCTTACAAAAACAGTATGCATGATTCCTGAATAAATCCAATCAAGACAACACAAGGAAATtcaaaattccttttttttttctgtctcaagAGCCCAAAAGGGAAGTTTTCATGGGATTGCTGCAAGGTTTTTACAGGAATCTGTCAGGGTTTAGGCCCAGGATTAAGGATTTAATACTTCAGATTTGTGTAAGTATGGGGAAGGAAGGCTAGATTGTGATAAGTAGTGTCTTTTACAGGCATGGAAATAAGAGACTTTAGAGTTACAAACATATCCACATTTCTCCACAGATGTGTGAGTCATTCTTTCAGGGAGTTGCCACTTCTGACACTTTGTGGACATGTTGGTGAAGGCTGTTAAACAAGGCATTCTCGGAAGTTGTGCAGGGTAAATGTAAGCATTGAAACACCAAACAATGCCAAGTATTGGTGGTGTGATCTCCCCAGTAGATCATGTTTAAAACTGAACAGTAGCATGATGATGAAcgcacagtgcagcagacaaggcaatgtttattaatatttcagtaataaaataatacttgTGAAGATGGAAAAATATTGTATGGTACTGTAGGTCTGAAGTGTTTGAAAATACACACATGCATTTGTGCCATTTTTATGTATCTTTTTTAGATTTGTATCCATTTAATCTTTAAGGCCGCTTGTGCTGTTCATGGAGGAAATGTCTGTAAAGAGATTGTAGTTAGGTAAGATTTCCAGATATTGCACCCTTTCAGACATATTTGACCACCATACATTACTTAAAAGTTGAAATAATGTTGTGTCTACCTTCCTTACTGTCTATTTATGGTTTCTAGAACTAATTAACAATAATGAGAAAAGTCATAAATTCTAAATGAATTTTATGGACACTCATTGATgatcatttttactttttatgccAAAgattgataaagctataaaattatATGATGGAAGTCATAAGCAGCTTAATTTTCCATTCATGTCTGCAATGAAAGCACTTCACTTTGCAATGAAAGTGGTAATGTTTCAATATGGGTGTTTCCATGCGCCCTATTAAAATGTAAGAGGTATTTGCAAGTAAAGTATGCATGTATGTAACATAATAGTGTGCATTACACATTGATCAGAACATAGGATATAACAGTAGATTTGTATCAGCGGTAAGCTTAGCTGCCTCAGGATGCAGGGGAAAGTAAAATAtttcctgtttaaaaataaattatgccCTGGTTCTACATGCCCTGGAATAAATTATGGACTAGTACTCCAAATTAGAAGACTAAAGGTGAAGGCAGAAGCAGGGAATCTCATCTTGTGTTTTACTCAAGCTCAGATGTTGTGACTCTTCTGTGGGTAACTCACCTTGACTGTCTCATTTCTTAGCTGTTGCATTTCTAACCAGACACAGAACAGATCCCCATTATATTACAGAGGATTACACTGGGTTTTGTGTGAAATGAGTCATGGTGCGTTCAATGCAATTGCAAATGCCTTCCTGTTTGAATAATGAGTAGCCGTCCCAACATGATTGAAAGAGAGTACCTTTAGAGCCCCGATGAAGATGCGGGACGCCCCACTTCATCATCCAGCGCTGTCTTCATGTTTGAggattctgaatttctgcatttcTAACATCAGATCTAAAGCATTTGTTTTAAGAGGCTGTGCACAAAATTCAGAGGATTTCTTGTTTGTATCGGACTTGGGAATAGCCTCAAGCTGGGCATTCCTACATTTGTGATGATTTGTAACCTTTGCTAATTAAATCAAACCACACCTGTCTCATCCATGAGAATGTCAGTCCAACAGGAGGCATCCGTGTGCTCAAGGTAGAACAAGTTTAAGAGGAGAGCAGTATGGggagagtacagtatgtgtcagtgTGAGCACTGACAGGTACAacaaaaaaatggtaaaaaagttGCAGAACTTTAAAGAGAGATGAAAACAGCTGTGTTCATAGTTTCACTCAAGCGCAAACCTTGTGGCTCTTCTTATGTGGATCACTCATCATATGTTACGTGTCTAGTTGCTTAGCTGTTGCATTTCAAacgagaaaataaaaacagatccCCATTTTTCTGCATACTTTTTGTCAGTGTTTTGTACCTCActttgaaaatgataaaaattgCAATTTAAATAAAGCTGCCAATGTAACACTGCTGAGATTTAATAGAAACAGTTGACCCAAAGAGGTGTGAACAGAATGTGAGTGTCTCAAATATCTCAGGTTAAGTGTAGATCTGTATCTGTGATCTCCTGATAGCTTGATTTATTCCCTTCACTTTGTAGAAAACCTAAATGTCTTCTCTTTGTGTTCTTTGTTTTGGAGTTAGAAAGACAGtttgaaatgtaattatttatgGTTTTGTAAAGTTTGTGAGCTTAATTATTCAGAAGCAAATTGAACTGTAAGAACTGCAGTTCACTTCGTTTCTTGCTCTGTTTCAGACCTGCCCAGAATCGGTCATGCTGTCTAAAGATCCTGATTTTCAGAAGGCCTTAATTCCTGATATTAAAATCTTTATGCACAAGGAAGATTTTAACACCAGTGAATGGAATCGTCTCTACCATTTTAATAATCCCTTTGGCTTCATGGGGGGAAACTATACAGGTGAGTTTGTGGAAATATAATTCCCATCAATTTCAATtgatagaaataataaaaagaaggtttcttgaaaaacaaactaGAGATTTTGCTGTCACAAACCACACGCAGACACAGTTGCATTCCCATGAGCACCCGATCACTCACTAATTAACTTCACTCACATTGTTTATTTAAACTTCCACTCTTCAACTTGTCCTCGGTCGCTATTGAGGTTTCCTCAGCCTGAGCTACGTATCCCGTTGGTGACTTACTCCGACTTCTCGGTCAGTCTTGTGACCCCACTGGATCTCCGACCTCGCTCTAGTCTCACGAGTTGGATTACATTCGCCTTGGAATTCAGTTTTCTCTCTCAGACTCTGCACAGGGTCTTTTCCCTACCCTTTTCCCTCGAATTAGGTTTTATTTTGCAACAAGGAggacctactgtaaatacaatcaTGTTTGAACTGCTTGAGGTATGGAGAAACATGATACATTAACCATGGGTATTAAGAGACTGCCCACTGTCTTTCCTTGTTTTAAATTATACCATGGATACCCACTTGACATTCTGTGGGctacagatatttaaaaaatgtttggggAAGTAAGAATTGATAAGGAGATTCATGAAGTGTCTTAAAGGCAGGGCAAATCAGCAAATAATTAGTCCACTGTTtttttcacctacagtatgtgatttaaGAGACAATATGGTACAGCACAAAGTTTTTATTAACAATGTCTTTAGCTTTTGTCTATTTTTTTCCCTGCTGATTTTATTATCAGCTGCTGCTAATATGCATAATTTCTGTCCCTCTTTCATACCAGAAGGGCATTATGGGGCAGTTATGACTATGAAACCCaagttaaaatttatattttgatCAATACAGTCAACAGAAGAAAACTAGTTTGTTTCAGTAGCCTGATCTAATTAGGATGTGATTTTCCTGAACCCACCCTGGTCAAGTGTTTTTCccttctcattttatttttaaataatatttataccATCCAGGTCCTGTATTTAAACCCCATAAATGTCTAAGAGGAGACATAAAAGTGCAGATTCTAGTAGTCCAATTTCCACTAGTACTccacaattttaatatttttctaatattttgcAGGCTTTAAATCCTTGCAGTGTTGATTTTGGgcaaactgtacagtacatttgaaaaataagatATGAGAACTATATAAGTATCTTTGCTTATTTTACAGATTCCTCCGTGATAAAAGTTAGATGTATTTTGCTTTTGATGATTATACTGTGGAATCTAAACCTAAGCTAAATTTATGATCACTCAGTGTTTGTGAAGGGCTTGGAggccttttataaaaaaaaaacatatgaccAAGACTGTGTCATTTGCCAGCTGTTGTGGGACACCTTACAACACTGATAACTTTACTACAGCATACCAGTCATTATCCAGGCACAGTTTATAAATGTTTAACCTTCAATTTGTCATTAAAACATTGCcctgtattcattttaaactaaaatgaaaGCAGTTTCACTGTACATACAATACTAAGTAACTGACCTGAGTTGACAAGACCTTtgttatttcttgttttattggtaaaaaaacttattttgcattttcaattaaaaatgtgaaatgtgtcaAAAAGTCTTGAaaacaattaatgtaatattaagaaagacCTGTGAACATGCATGTGTGGTAATGGTTGCAGATTATAACTTTGCTTACTATTTCTGGCTACTGCTGTCTACATTTTGCTGAACTTAAACAattaacataaaacacataattggttatatacagtactttaaatgtgcttttctatGATTTGTTACAATATGTCTCTGAAGTATTTTTCTGTATATTATTTCCCACACAATACCTCTTCAACACTTCCTTAAACATTAAGTCACCCATTAATTAATCTGTTTAGTGATTACTAGAACACACACTGGCTGCGCTCAATTAACAGGTGGTTTCTCTACAGCTAAATTGTTTTATATATGCAGCAACATTACATGGTGATGAAGTTTAGAATAGGATATGTGCATTTAATACTGATAATCCTTCTTGGTTTCCTACAGAAGTCAAAGAGGCTGTGCAGCTCATCCCGAAATTGAAAGACTATCAGCTTTTGCCCGTTCCAAAAAACGAAGCACACGGATGTATCCGCTGTGCTGTTGTTGGCACTGGAGGGATTTTAAATGGCTCACGCATGGGTAAAGAAATTGATTCACATGAATACGTATTTAGGTGAGTTGTCCATTTTTGCCAGGTTTGTTATAAGACACCCTGCTTTTTTCATTATGCCTGGTAATTTTCTGATGACTTTCAAAGCACTTTTCCTGCTGTGCAAAATTGGCTAGATTTATATACGACTAATAGTTCTACACCTTTTCCCTGAAAATAATCATAATTATTTTCCACATAAATCATTTCTTGGATGGTTATCAACTGTTACCATTGGTAATTTCTTATTAGAAAGAGGGAACAATAGAACTGAGTGATCTATCTTCCAACTATGTTGGAAG is drawn from Lepisosteus oculatus isolate fLepOcu1 chromosome 9, fLepOcu1.hap2, whole genome shotgun sequence and contains these coding sequences:
- the LOC102690138 gene encoding alpha-N-acetylgalactosaminide alpha-2,6-sialyltransferase 2-like isoform X1, giving the protein MSLCVINMTVRRLFFVTLAVTFVCLFFYGLYSKNLVMYNMRGSFVHTRGSEFSKETASVLFLDENQGRSQHALETLGSNGTLKASLDKKAETTNKRIEKDKVESDDNLKPKALSSKTFPGSKTTKDTPKPSKVGTTTKRPQEKSTTAKSKKVTLTRGTKANRMSPAEDKLEGRTKSMTPTPLVPPMNKLDFKKIPKWDFEDIYRRDSHPRQTTCPESVMLSKDPDFQKALIPDIKIFMHKEDFNTSEWNRLYHFNNPFGFMGGNYTEVKEAVQLIPKLKDYQLLPVPKNEAHGCIRCAVVGTGGILNGSRMGKEIDSHEYVFRMNGAVTLGHEDDVGNKTSVYVHTAHSLSSSISLFKRHGMSGIPHNEGTKYVMIPEGMRDFQWLIGLLKNTTVATGPYRGRKLWTYYPSQFDPNKFYVLHPDFLRYIRNRFLNSTQLQSPHWHIFRPTNGAFTLFLALHVCDVVDAYGFITADHAKYPNYYCDKQKSRVVFYINHDYNLEIRTWKKLHDTKILKLYQGTEVTQKPENEEKKD
- the LOC102690138 gene encoding alpha-N-acetylgalactosaminide alpha-2,6-sialyltransferase 1-like isoform X2, with protein sequence MSLCVINMTVRRLFFVTLAVTFVCLFFYGLYSKNLVMYNMRGSFVHTRGSEFSKETASVLFLDENQGRSQHALETLGSNGTLKASLDKKAETTNKRIEKDKVESDDNLKPKALSSKTFPGSKTTKDTPKPSKVGTTTKRPQEKSTTAKSKKVTLTRGTKANRMSPAEDKLEGRTKSMTPTPLVPPMNKLDFKKIPKWDFEDIYRRDSHPRQTTCPESVMLSKDPDFQKALIPDIKIFMHKEDFNTSEWNRLYHFNNPFGFMGGNYTEVKEAVQLIPKLKDYQLLPVPKNEAHGCIRCAVVGTGGILNGSRMGKEIDSHEYVFRMNGAVTLGHEDDVGNKTSVYVHTAHSLSSSISLFKRHGMSGIPHNEGTKYVMIPEGMRDFQWLIGLLKNTTVATGPYRGRKLWTYYPSQFDPNKFYVLHPDFLRYIRNRWMPMGSLQQTMPNTPTITVISKRAELFFTSITTIIWKLEHGRNFMTLRS